A portion of the Pseudomonadota bacterium genome contains these proteins:
- the rplM gene encoding 50S ribosomal protein L13: MKTFFPKTDEILRNWYLVNAEDLTLGRLAVKLATILRGKNKPNFTPHTDTGDFVVVINAEKVKLTGNKLSQKMYMRHSGYPGGLTTVNARTMLSKKPEDVITLAVKGMLPKNILGRQMLKKLKVYKGNVHPHKAQMPKELELKEVKGA; encoded by the coding sequence ATGAAAACATTTTTTCCAAAAACTGATGAGATTTTAAGAAACTGGTATCTGGTAAACGCAGAAGACCTTACATTGGGTAGACTGGCAGTAAAGTTGGCAACTATTCTGAGAGGAAAAAACAAACCGAACTTTACTCCGCACACGGACACAGGCGATTTTGTTGTTGTCATAAATGCGGAAAAAGTGAAGCTTACCGGTAATAAGTTGTCTCAAAAAATGTATATGAGACACAGCGGCTACCCGGGTGGTTTGACAACTGTAAATGCAAGGACAATGCTGAGCAAAAAACCTGAAGACGTTATTACCTTGGCAGTAAAAGGCATGCTCCCGAAAAACATTCTTGGAAGACAGATGCTGAAAAAACTGAAGGTTTATAAAGGTAATGTACATCCCCACAAAGCCCAGATGCCAAAGGAACTGGAATTAAAGGAGGTAAAAGGTGCCTGA
- the rpsI gene encoding 30S ribosomal protein S9, whose product MPEKRYYATGKRKTAVARVWLKQGVGNFIINGRTLDNYFPVEGLRIMVNKPLVITGHTGKFDVVANIYGGGIPAQAWALGHGIAKALLEFNSNLRATLKKQGLITRDPRAKERKKYGKKAARASFQFSKR is encoded by the coding sequence GTGCCTGAAAAAAGGTACTACGCTACCGGCAAGAGAAAGACTGCTGTCGCAAGAGTGTGGTTAAAACAAGGTGTAGGCAACTTTATCATAAACGGGAGAACCCTCGATAATTATTTTCCCGTTGAAGGTCTGAGAATCATGGTAAATAAACCATTGGTGATAACAGGCCATACAGGGAAGTTTGATGTTGTTGCAAATATATACGGCGGAGGCATCCCTGCCCAGGCATGGGCTTTAGGCCATGGAATTGCAAAAGCCTTGCTCGAATTCAACAGCAATCTCAGAGCGACCCTGAAGAAACAAGGACTTATAACAAGAGACCCGAGGGCAAAAGAGAGAAAGAAGTACGGTAAAAAGGCGGCAAGGGCAAGTTTCCAATTCTCTAAGAGATAA